A single genomic interval of Candidatus Bathyarchaeia archaeon harbors:
- a CDS encoding CoB--CoM heterodisulfide reductase iron-sulfur subunit A family protein: MKDEPLKEPVRIGVFICHCGSNIAGTVNVEALAEFSGKLPGVEFSTHYVYLCSDPGQGLIKDNVKQRGLNRVVVAACSPRMHEETFRRTVKESGLNPYLLEVANIREQCSWVHMNQKEAATEKAKALVAAAVMKSLHNEPLEPLTIEVEKSVLVVGGGVAGIQASLDLADQGFKVYLVEKQPSLGGHMAQLDKTFPTLDCSSCILTPKMVEASRHENIELLVYSEVKSVGGNVGGFEVTVLRKPRFVREELCRACGLCAEKCPVRVPNEFDMGLGERKAIYIPFPQAVPLKYTIDPEHCLYHQKGVCRVCEKFCPEKAVDFDQKPVEVKLKVGAIVIATGYEPYDCSQKYEYGYGRYKNVITNLEFERMVSASGPTYGQILRPSDRKPPRRVAFLQCVGSRDVNSNKYCSRICCMASVKQAHQVKEKDPSSDVVIFYTDLRCFGKGYEEFLERVQGEGVKVVRGRVAEVLEDVSGNLRLRYENTYLGEVFEEEFDLVVLAAGLIPSDVEELRTILKLSTTPDGFLAEAHPKLRPVETFTDGIYVCGTAQGPKDIPDTVAQASAAASRASALLSKGVVTVEPITAEVDEDRCGGCGLCVQACFFNAIELEVREGMKRSKVNQVLCKGCGVCGATCPSGAIKMRHFTDEQLKSEVEAILSTVRR, translated from the coding sequence GTGAAGGATGAGCCTCTAAAAGAGCCTGTGAGAATAGGCGTCTTCATATGCCATTGTGGAAGCAACATCGCCGGAACAGTAAACGTGGAGGCCTTGGCTGAGTTCTCTGGGAAACTTCCCGGGGTAGAGTTTTCAACCCACTATGTTTACCTCTGCTCCGACCCAGGACAAGGATTGATAAAGGACAACGTGAAGCAACGGGGATTAAATCGCGTGGTTGTGGCGGCATGCTCGCCGAGGATGCATGAGGAAACATTCAGGAGGACGGTGAAGGAGTCGGGACTCAACCCCTACCTGCTGGAGGTAGCGAACATCAGGGAGCAATGCTCCTGGGTTCATATGAACCAAAAAGAAGCGGCTACGGAGAAGGCCAAGGCTCTGGTAGCCGCCGCGGTGATGAAAAGCCTCCATAATGAGCCTCTTGAACCCCTTACCATAGAGGTGGAAAAATCTGTCTTAGTGGTGGGTGGTGGCGTAGCCGGCATTCAAGCCTCACTCGACTTAGCGGATCAAGGCTTCAAAGTCTACTTGGTTGAGAAGCAACCCTCCCTCGGGGGACATATGGCTCAACTTGACAAGACGTTTCCAACGTTAGATTGTTCCTCATGTATACTGACGCCGAAAATGGTAGAGGCCTCGAGACACGAAAACATCGAATTGCTCGTCTACTCCGAAGTAAAGTCCGTGGGGGGTAATGTAGGAGGCTTCGAAGTCACCGTTTTAAGGAAGCCTAGGTTTGTTCGAGAAGAATTGTGCAGGGCCTGCGGGTTATGCGCTGAAAAATGCCCCGTCAGGGTTCCCAACGAGTTCGACATGGGCCTCGGCGAGCGGAAAGCCATATACATCCCGTTCCCACAGGCTGTTCCTTTAAAGTACACCATAGACCCAGAGCACTGCCTGTACCATCAGAAAGGCGTTTGCAGGGTATGCGAGAAGTTTTGCCCTGAAAAGGCGGTGGACTTTGATCAGAAACCCGTGGAGGTGAAGCTCAAGGTAGGGGCGATCGTCATCGCCACCGGGTACGAACCATACGACTGCTCACAGAAATATGAATATGGGTATGGAAGATACAAAAACGTGATAACAAACCTAGAGTTCGAGCGGATGGTCAGCGCCTCAGGGCCCACCTATGGTCAAATACTTAGGCCTTCCGACCGTAAGCCGCCTCGAAGGGTAGCTTTCCTACAATGCGTCGGATCTAGGGATGTAAACTCCAACAAGTACTGCTCTAGGATATGCTGTATGGCCTCCGTCAAGCAAGCACACCAGGTTAAAGAAAAGGATCCAAGCTCGGATGTGGTCATCTTTTACACAGATTTGAGATGCTTCGGGAAAGGATACGAGGAGTTTCTGGAAAGGGTGCAAGGAGAAGGGGTGAAAGTGGTGAGGGGCCGGGTCGCTGAGGTGCTTGAAGACGTCTCCGGAAACTTAAGGTTAAGATATGAAAACACCTATCTGGGTGAGGTGTTCGAGGAAGAATTCGACCTCGTCGTGTTGGCCGCCGGGCTAATTCCATCCGATGTCGAGGAGCTGAGAACCATACTGAAGCTTTCAACGACTCCTGACGGATTCTTAGCTGAAGCCCACCCAAAGCTTAGGCCGGTTGAAACGTTCACGGATGGCATATATGTTTGCGGCACCGCCCAGGGGCCTAAAGACATACCGGACACGGTGGCTCAGGCCAGCGCCGCGGCCAGCAGGGCGTCAGCCCTCTTATCTAAGGGAGTGGTTACCGTCGAGCCGATAACAGCCGAGGTTGACGAGGACCGATGTGGGGGCTGCGGTCTATGCGTTCAGGCCTGCTTCTTCAACGCGATCGAGCTCGAAGTCAGAGAGGGAATGAAGAGGTCTAAGGTCAACCAAGTTCTATGTAAAGGATGCGGCGTCTGCGGCGCCACATGTCCCTCAGGCGCGATTAAAATGAGGCATTTCACAGATGAGCAGTTGAAGAGCGAGGTTGAAGCCATTTTGTCCACAGTGAGGCGTTAA
- the hdrB gene encoding CoB--CoM heterodisulfide reductase subunit B gives MTSYSLFLGCIVPNRYPGIESATKMVFNKLGVNLKDMLGASCCPAPGVVGSFSEQTWLTVAARNLAIAEENRADVVTLCNGCFGTLFEANNTLKNEEETRKTVNALLSKTGRIYRGNVEVHHFAKLIYEGHLDQVKRLSQSLTGLKIAVHYGCHLLRPGTLKKIDNPEKPVFVDELVRNLGAESVDYKDKHMCCGAGGGVRSSNLELALDMTKEKLENVKASQADCILNVCAFCHLQFDRGQRELAEKKGLEYNIPVVHLTQLLGLAFGLNPRLLGLQAHAISTQPFLRKITKVSVQ, from the coding sequence TTGACGAGTTACTCCCTGTTCCTAGGGTGCATCGTCCCTAATAGGTATCCTGGCATAGAATCCGCCACCAAGATGGTTTTCAATAAACTCGGGGTGAATTTGAAAGACATGCTTGGAGCTTCATGCTGCCCCGCACCCGGGGTTGTTGGCTCTTTTAGTGAACAAACCTGGTTGACGGTGGCGGCTCGAAACCTTGCCATAGCGGAGGAAAACCGCGCTGACGTGGTTACCTTGTGTAACGGATGCTTCGGGACCCTCTTTGAAGCAAACAATACGCTCAAAAATGAAGAGGAAACAAGGAAAACCGTGAATGCGCTCCTTTCTAAAACTGGAAGGATTTACAGGGGAAACGTGGAGGTTCATCACTTCGCCAAGCTGATATATGAGGGACATTTGGACCAAGTGAAAAGGCTGAGTCAGAGCTTGACTGGATTGAAAATCGCCGTGCACTATGGATGTCATCTTCTGAGGCCTGGAACTCTGAAAAAGATCGATAACCCTGAGAAACCCGTATTTGTGGATGAGTTGGTTCGAAACCTAGGGGCCGAAAGCGTCGATTATAAGGACAAGCACATGTGTTGCGGAGCAGGCGGAGGGGTAAGGTCCTCCAACTTGGAGCTCGCCTTAGACATGACGAAGGAGAAGTTGGAGAACGTAAAGGCGTCGCAAGCAGATTGCATATTAAACGTATGTGCTTTTTGCCACCTACAGTTCGATAGAGGTCAAAGGGAGCTAGCCGAGAAGAAGGGCTTAGAATATAACATACCAGTCGTCCATTTAACCCAGCTACTAGGGTTGGCGTTTGGCTTAAACCCAAGACTTCTGGGGTTACAGGCCCACGCCATATCTACCCAGCCGTTTTTAAGGAAGATCACCAAGGTGAGCGTCCAGTGA
- the hdrC gene encoding CoB--CoM heterodisulfide reductase subunit C, which produces MPTSIQESRSRAVETVLDELISHSRNLLKCVQCGACTGSCPSGRRTQLRVRRLMEKVLMGFEDVLNSDDLWLCTTCYVCFDRCPRDAQPTSVIKRLRNIAVRKGFMKAAHQKVARLFCDTGHLVPINDEVRAVRKSLGLSELPPTVHSYPESLKELETILEATGFRRMTG; this is translated from the coding sequence TTGCCCACGTCCATCCAAGAAAGTCGATCCCGAGCCGTTGAAACCGTATTAGATGAACTCATATCCCATAGTCGAAATCTTCTGAAATGCGTTCAATGCGGGGCTTGTACGGGTAGCTGTCCATCTGGTCGAAGGACACAGTTAAGGGTGAGGCGGTTGATGGAAAAGGTTCTTATGGGTTTCGAAGATGTGTTAAACTCCGATGATTTGTGGCTATGCACCACCTGCTATGTCTGTTTTGATCGATGCCCCCGTGACGCCCAGCCAACCTCGGTCATAAAGAGGCTGAGGAATATCGCCGTTCGAAAGGGGTTCATGAAGGCCGCTCATCAAAAGGTGGCCCGGCTATTTTGTGATACAGGTCACTTGGTGCCGATAAACGATGAAGTGAGGGCTGTCAGGAAAAGCCTAGGTTTGAGCGAGCTACCTCCGACCGTCCACAGCTACCCTGAATCGCTGAAGGAGCTTGAAACCATCTTGGAGGCCACTGGTTTCAGGAGGATGACTGGTTGA